One segment of Candidatus Poribacteria bacterium DNA contains the following:
- a CDS encoding carbohydrate kinase, translating to MSSNFKAISIGELLIDFVSTTIDVPLGECPGFHKAPGGAPANVAVGLAKLGAKAGFIGKVGDDPFGRFLRKTLVENGVEVEGLIFDDYARTTLAFVANRSDGRKEIIFYRNPGADIRLRPEEIDEGYVASADLLHFGSVSLSHSPSREATIRAVEIARDSGAMISYDPNLRLALWDRAEDARQWIWELMPMADVAKLAEEEWEFITGTDDLESGSRRILEMGVKLVVVTRGERGCYFNNGKVQGYLDGFKVDVVDPLGAGDGFVAAMLYAIMERDLGSRLDDLDEDDLREVMAFANAAGALATQQVGVIPSLPTKREIEAFLKTHSIVRANLV from the coding sequence ATGTCATCGAATTTCAAAGCGATATCCATAGGTGAGCTCCTTATAGATTTCGTATCGACGACGATCGACGTGCCTTTGGGCGAATGTCCCGGATTTCACAAGGCCCCGGGCGGCGCACCCGCTAACGTCGCTGTGGGTCTCGCAAAACTCGGGGCTAAGGCGGGGTTTATAGGCAAGGTGGGGGATGATCCGTTCGGTCGTTTCCTGCGCAAGACGCTCGTGGAAAACGGCGTTGAGGTTGAGGGGTTGATCTTCGACGATTATGCCCGTACCACCCTGGCGTTCGTGGCAAATAGATCGGACGGTCGTAAGGAGATCATATTCTACCGCAACCCCGGCGCCGATATAAGGCTGAGGCCCGAGGAGATAGACGAAGGATATGTCGCCTCAGCCGATCTGCTTCACTTCGGCTCCGTTAGTCTCAGTCACTCTCCAAGCCGCGAGGCGACGATCAGGGCGGTTGAGATCGCCCGCGATAGTGGAGCGATGATCTCATACGATCCCAACCTGAGATTGGCTCTGTGGGATCGAGCCGAGGATGCAAGGCAATGGATATGGGAGCTGATGCCTATGGCCGACGTGGCGAAACTCGCCGAGGAGGAATGGGAGTTCATCACCGGCACGGACGATCTGGAAAGCGGCAGCAGAAGGATACTCGAGATGGGAGTCAAGCTCGTCGTGGTCACAAGAGGCGAGAGGGGATGCTATTTCAACAACGGCAAGGTTCAGGGATATCTGGATGGGTTTAAGGTCGACGTGGTGGATCCGCTGGGGGCGGGCGATGGCTTCGTTGCGGCGATGCTCTACGCCATTATGGAGAGGGATTTAGGATCGAGGTTGGATGATCTGGACGAAGATGATCTGCGTGAGGTTATGGCCTTCGCCAACGCGGCCGGCGCCCTTGCGACACAACAGGTAGGTGTGATCCCCTCGCTGCCGACCAAAAGGGAGATCGAGGCGTTCCTTAAAACCCATTCGATCGTTCGGGCGAACTTGGTTTGA
- a CDS encoding bifunctional adenosylcobinamide kinase/adenosylcobinamide-phosphate guanylyltransferase → MILILGGVKSGKSSFALRKALERPEPRAFVATAEPIDEEMQARIERHRRERGELFETFEEPVELPALLKRLSRYNVVVVDCLTTWLGNLYHYGIDVERYSDELISSLNGNEVIVSNEVGLGVIGAEPLTRSYVESLGRLNARLAQVADEVYMMIAGIEMRIKPSSPERSNGF, encoded by the coding sequence ATGATACTCATACTGGGTGGAGTGAAATCCGGCAAGAGCTCGTTTGCTTTGAGAAAGGCCCTTGAGCGTCCTGAGCCGAGGGCGTTCGTGGCGACGGCGGAGCCGATCGACGAGGAGATGCAAGCCCGGATAGAGAGGCACAGACGGGAGAGAGGTGAGCTCTTCGAGACGTTCGAGGAGCCGGTGGAGCTTCCCGCACTTCTAAAGAGGCTTTCCCGATACAACGTCGTGGTTGTGGATTGCCTCACCACCTGGCTGGGAAATCTATATCATTACGGGATAGACGTTGAGAGATACTCCGATGAGCTCATCTCATCGCTTAACGGCAACGAGGTGATCGTCAGCAACGAGGTGGGGCTTGGAGTGATAGGCGCCGAGCCCCTCACCAGATCCTATGTCGAGTCGCTCGGTCGCCTTAACGCTCGTTTGGCCCAAGTTGCCGATGAGGTATACATGATGATCGCCGGGATAGAGATGAGGATCAAACCAAGTTCGCCCGAACGATCGAATGGGTTTTAA
- a CDS encoding type II toxin-antitoxin system VapC family toxin: MTTAVDTNIFLDILLADRRFVDRSRENLIRAGEEGRLIICEVVMAELSSVFFRRGRGESDILSFLSDIGVELVPSSVESLFRAAEAWNLYISRRGRNIICPECGRSFDVRCPDCGRIVVWRQHIVTDFLIGAHALLHADRLLTRDRGYYGSYFPELQVMY; this comes from the coding sequence TTGACCACGGCGGTGGACACGAACATCTTTCTGGATATTCTCCTCGCCGATAGAAGGTTCGTCGATAGATCAAGGGAGAACTTGATAAGGGCTGGGGAGGAAGGGAGGCTGATCATATGCGAGGTAGTGATGGCGGAACTCTCATCTGTATTTTTCAGAAGAGGGAGAGGGGAAAGTGACATCCTCTCCTTTCTCTCTGATATCGGGGTAGAGCTTGTCCCATCAAGTGTTGAGTCGCTCTTCAGAGCCGCTGAAGCCTGGAATCTGTATATATCAAGGAGGGGGAGAAACATCATCTGTCCTGAGTGTGGAAGGAGCTTTGATGTTAGATGTCCTGACTGCGGGAGGATAGTCGTCTGGAGGCAACATATAGTAACGGATTTTCTGATAGGAGCTCATGCTCTCTTACATGCTGATAGGCTCCTCACGAGGGATAGAGGATATTACGGCTCCTACTTCCCCGAACTTCAGGTTATGTATTGA
- a CDS encoding AbrB/MazE/SpoVT family DNA-binding domain-containing protein: protein MPKLSKKGQVTIPKKIRDILGLKRGDTVEFILQDGNCILRKKKVVSLDKWIGALGEGKTDEIIKEMRGR from the coding sequence ATGCCCAAGCTGTCGAAGAAGGGACAGGTCACTATACCCAAAAAGATAAGGGATATCCTGGGACTCAAAAGGGGTGACACGGTTGAGTTTATCCTTCAAGACGGAAATTGTATTCTGAGGAAGAAAAAAGTTGTCAGCCTCGATAAATGGATAGGGGCTTTAGGTGAAGGGAAAACTGATGAGATCATCAAGGAGATGAGAGGAAGGTAG
- a CDS encoding glycosyltransferase, whose protein sequence is MIIDIVMPIEEGRHIPQEVLGGILQQGIPFRLWVSTRFSGGQYADARNQVKQYGKSEFVLMLDNDIVLPPKALERMIEFLKTHSNYGAIALCKHPQLGFKTEEDFLQAEHVDMSCVLFRKVVLDQITFVDHRNAGKIGRKQLAGQCECANCCFDMRQMGWEIGFLPYVYVQHLHD, encoded by the coding sequence ATGATCATCGACATTGTCATGCCAATTGAAGAGGGACGCCATATCCCTCAAGAGGTCCTGGGAGGAATCCTTCAGCAGGGAATCCCTTTTCGCTTGTGGGTTTCCACCCGCTTTTCCGGAGGCCAGTATGCCGATGCCCGCAACCAGGTCAAACAATATGGGAAATCGGAGTTCGTGTTAATGTTAGACAATGACATAGTTCTCCCACCTAAAGCATTAGAGCGAATGATCGAATTCCTTAAAACTCATTCAAATTATGGAGCCATTGCTCTTTGTAAGCATCCTCAACTAGGTTTTAAAACTGAAGAGGATTTTCTACAGGCCGAGCATGTAGACATGTCATGCGTTTTGTTCCGTAAAGTGGTCCTAGATCAGATCACCTTCGTAGACCATCGTAATGCAGGGAAAATCGGTAGAAAACAGCTCGCAGGGCAATGCGAATGCGCTAACTGTTGTTTTGATATGCGTCAAATGGGATGGGAAATCGGTTTCCTTCCATATGTTTACGTTCAACATCTTCACGATTGA